One Streptococcus sp. zg-86 DNA window includes the following coding sequences:
- a CDS encoding DUF5960 family protein, translating into MNKENAKNNRNHYYLFSVEPIENNKLIRKYVYLKTVCSTN; encoded by the coding sequence CTGAATAAAGAAAATGCCAAGAACAATCGGAACCACTACTATCTATTCAGCGTTGAGCCTATCGAGAACAACAAACTCATCAGAAAATATGTCTACCTAAAGACTGTTTGCTCTACAAACTAA
- a CDS encoding Rib/alpha-like domain-containing protein, translating to MNLDKKQKFAIRKLTIGVCSVLFGILMTTPAVLAEGTVTDTENGNTAVAGNDVSATGTPAPEAAPVASDETAAPAAPVVGTDRAVGDTVPAVPAPEEGQQPKNPTSQGYISNANTREVAETTPWRDSFDKGDFDGAVEKAAERDHVIGFYPQKGEPSVARNEEIGSVRYKWKEKEFTAGEGYDGWTLKSGDSFNVVQPETPEYINQNMDRYQRRKVTGDNGEISYVFDKLDPYVLGDKDKSKVYDIPKDAVAGAVDGITGDGYLLKGTPKPASTAAESASIGTVNYYRSATSTRFVELKNQGTEIQSSLYAVNPNSTIRFHFSYKGAFDGWNPRTGQGEQGIGYLVDQDGNVLTTADGKTKEIVNLGAGVFGYSEAGAFYKIPENVTGVRMVLKAGEKSKLYPNHQDAGYIFDNVGLELGAALNHKQILTKIPKEGANVTGEGTYGKDDVYTRGDKIQYVLNVKNEGGITAANVKTKIVVPEGVSLDGPLPAGYTYDEASRTITVPNTVYGASGDSAANGFQDYSAGPALAVMKSRDITLNFKIDDDTDKQGVFFKATTTYTNSTYTWSNGVSVRGSVTSQDGFTGPQQPLYIDTKAPVAPIVDSINTAAKIIPVDVTAAEKENTADYTDGGGIKLKLSVIDPASPDTPVFAVEATRDENGVWKLPNGTVVAKNAEGKLELPVPEGTKLKESELSIVATIQDRYENVSGEAKANITNEAPEFVVPTTDKPADPIEKGSTFTDDQIKNLVTNITDKEDDSDSADKKEIGAVTIVDKGGFDPNKVDDYTIKVSVTDSDGKTTEKTFVLKVQDTTAPKAPTVGTVDTAAKVVPVTPNDTDEKTIVVNFPTENGTEPVKITKDENGVWRLPDNTEVPIDGKTLQVPVPETAKLTEGKDKITAVAKDASGNTSEPGKGAVTNDAPTFDVPAEPTVIEKGTEFGEDKIKALVTNIKDKEDGTDSTDAKNVGEVVIKNDGDFDPNTVGKYTVTVTVTDSDGKTTEKTLVLEVKDTTAPKAPIVGTVDTAAKVVPVTPNDTDEKTIVVNFPTENGTEPVEITKDENGVWKLPNGTEVPVDGKALQVPVPETAKLAEGPDKITAVAKDASGNTSEPGKGAVTNEAPTFDVPAEPTVIEKGTEYGDDKIKALVTNITDKEDDSDKADKKAVGAVTIVDKGKFDPNKVGEYTIKVSVTDSDGKTTEKTFVLKVEDKTAPKAPTVGTVDTAATEVPVTPNDEDVTSITVNFPTEDGTTVPATVTKGEDGKWKDKDGKEVPVTENGEILVPVPESAKLVPGGDKITATATDASNNPSDEGKGEITNEKPVVTAKDQKAETDEPVDLTKDVVITDKEDDKSTEDTKMTEAPTYIIVKPDGTKVTLTEDEAKKFVPDQPGEHTVTIVTHDSDGEEGKTTVKLNVVTTAPKPNPTPDNEKFEPTPGEVVVPKGQEITEKDITDQVSIPEGSGGTAKVVGEIPTTEEAGDKGTVTVEITYPDGTKDTVKVPVKVTETPTPEKGKDADKYEPGVGTVTVPQGTPIKADDILGKVTIPEGSGGTAKVVGEIPTTEEAGDKGTVTVEITYPDGTKDRVEVPVKVTEVPNPTKDKDTDKYQPGVGTVTVPQGTPITEDTILGKVTIPEGSGGTAKVAGKIPSSETPGDKGTVTVVVTYPDGSTDTVEVPVKVTEVKVPEDKDTDKYQPGVGTVTVPQGTPIIEDTILSKVTIPEGSGGTAKVTGTIPSSETPGDKGTVTVVVTYPDGSTDTVEVPVKVTEVKVPEDKDTDKYQPGVGTVTVPQGTPITEDTILGKVTIPEGSGGTAKVVGKIPTTEEAGDKGTVKVVVTYPDGSTDTVEVPVKVTPIAPKETDADKHTPVVGRVSVPQGAPISEKDILAQVTIPEGSGGTAKVVGKIPTTEEAGDKGTVKVVVTYPDGSTDTVEVPVKVTPIASKETDADKHTPVVGRVSVPQGAPISEKDILAQVTIPEGSGGTAKVVGKIPTTEEAGDKGTVKVVVTYPDGSTDTVEVPVKVTPIASKETDADKHTPVVGRVSVPQGAPISEKDILAQVIIPEGSSGVAKVVGKIPTSETPGDKGTVTVEITYPDGSKDIVEVPVIVIEVTTGKKDSDKTGANQTISNDSQSGMAPSVSSPTSPVQAEEKRLPATGDSHADTGFIYIATALGLAALGMVGRKREGEE from the coding sequence ATGAATTTAGATAAAAAACAAAAATTTGCCATTCGTAAATTGACCATCGGTGTCTGCTCTGTCTTGTTTGGTATTCTAATGACAACCCCAGCTGTACTAGCTGAAGGGACTGTTACGGATACTGAAAATGGTAACACAGCTGTTGCAGGAAATGATGTATCGGCAACAGGAACACCAGCACCTGAAGCAGCTCCAGTAGCGAGTGACGAGACTGCTGCACCAGCAGCACCTGTAGTAGGAACGGACAGAGCCGTAGGAGATACAGTACCAGCTGTACCAGCACCTGAAGAAGGGCAACAGCCTAAAAACCCAACTTCACAAGGGTATATCAGCAACGCAAATACACGTGAAGTAGCTGAAACAACTCCTTGGCGTGACTCTTTTGACAAAGGGGATTTTGACGGTGCAGTTGAAAAAGCAGCAGAGCGTGATCATGTAATCGGTTTTTACCCACAAAAAGGTGAACCATCAGTTGCACGTAATGAAGAGATTGGATCTGTTCGCTATAAGTGGAAAGAAAAAGAATTTACTGCTGGAGAAGGATATGATGGTTGGACCTTGAAGTCTGGGGACAGCTTTAACGTTGTTCAACCTGAAACTCCAGAGTATATCAATCAAAATATGGATCGCTACCAACGGAGAAAAGTGACAGGGGATAATGGTGAAATTTCCTATGTCTTTGACAAATTGGATCCGTATGTATTAGGCGATAAGGATAAATCGAAGGTTTATGACATCCCTAAAGATGCAGTTGCGGGTGCTGTAGATGGTATCACAGGAGATGGTTATCTACTTAAAGGAACGCCAAAACCAGCGAGTACAGCTGCAGAAAGTGCTTCTATTGGTACTGTAAACTACTATCGTAGTGCGACTTCTACACGTTTTGTAGAGTTGAAAAATCAAGGGACTGAGATTCAGTCATCTCTTTATGCTGTCAATCCGAATTCAACCATTCGTTTCCACTTCTCGTATAAGGGAGCCTTTGATGGATGGAATCCTAGAACAGGACAAGGTGAACAAGGGATTGGTTACCTTGTAGACCAAGACGGAAATGTCTTAACAACAGCTGATGGAAAAACGAAAGAAATCGTCAATTTAGGTGCGGGTGTCTTTGGTTATAGTGAAGCGGGAGCCTTCTATAAGATTCCTGAAAATGTAACAGGTGTCCGTATGGTGCTGAAAGCTGGCGAAAAATCAAAACTGTATCCAAATCATCAGGATGCTGGATATATCTTTGATAACGTCGGTCTTGAGCTTGGAGCTGCATTGAACCATAAACAGATTTTGACAAAGATTCCTAAAGAAGGTGCTAATGTTACTGGAGAGGGAACTTACGGAAAAGATGATGTCTATACTCGTGGTGATAAGATTCAGTATGTACTGAACGTGAAAAACGAAGGTGGAATTACTGCTGCTAACGTTAAGACGAAAATCGTCGTGCCAGAAGGAGTTTCTCTGGATGGACCTTTACCAGCAGGATACACCTATGACGAGGCAAGTCGTACTATTACCGTTCCTAATACTGTTTACGGTGCTTCAGGAGATTCAGCCGCAAATGGATTCCAAGATTATTCGGCAGGACCAGCTTTAGCGGTTATGAAGAGTCGCGACATCACCTTGAACTTCAAGATTGATGACGATACTGATAAGCAAGGGGTCTTCTTTAAAGCGACGACAACATATACCAATAGTACCTATACATGGAGCAATGGGGTATCTGTGAGAGGTTCTGTAACGTCACAAGATGGTTTCACAGGACCACAACAACCACTTTATATTGATACCAAAGCACCAGTCGCGCCAATTGTAGATTCTATCAACACGGCAGCTAAGATTATTCCAGTGGATGTGACAGCAGCAGAAAAAGAAAATACAGCGGACTACACAGACGGTGGCGGTATTAAGTTGAAACTTTCTGTTATCGATCCAGCTTCTCCTGATACACCTGTTTTCGCAGTTGAAGCAACAAGAGATGAAAATGGTGTCTGGAAACTTCCTAACGGAACTGTCGTGGCAAAAAATGCAGAAGGTAAATTAGAACTTCCAGTTCCAGAAGGAACAAAATTGAAAGAGTCTGAGTTATCAATTGTAGCGACGATTCAAGATAGATATGAAAATGTATCTGGAGAGGCAAAAGCAAACATCACTAACGAAGCCCCAGAATTTGTGGTACCAACAACTGATAAGCCAGCTGATCCAATCGAAAAAGGCTCTACATTTACAGATGACCAAATCAAAAACTTGGTAACGAACATTACAGATAAGGAAGACGATTCAGATTCAGCTGATAAGAAAGAAATTGGCGCCGTTACGATTGTTGATAAAGGTGGCTTTGATCCGAATAAAGTAGACGACTACACAATTAAAGTATCTGTAACGGATAGCGATGGTAAAACAACTGAGAAAACATTCGTCTTGAAAGTACAGGATACAACAGCACCAAAAGCTCCTACAGTTGGCACAGTGGATACAGCTGCGAAAGTAGTACCAGTAACACCAAATGATACAGATGAAAAAACAATTGTCGTGAACTTCCCAACTGAAAATGGCACAGAACCAGTTAAAATCACAAAAGATGAAAATGGTGTCTGGAGACTTCCTGACAACACAGAAGTTCCAATTGATGGCAAAACACTTCAAGTACCAGTACCAGAAACAGCGAAATTAACTGAAGGCAAAGATAAGATTACAGCTGTTGCTAAAGATGCTTCAGGTAATACTTCTGAGCCAGGCAAAGGTGCAGTGACCAACGATGCTCCAACCTTTGATGTACCAGCAGAACCAACTGTTATTGAAAAAGGTACTGAATTTGGTGAAGACAAGATCAAAGCCTTAGTAACCAATATCAAAGATAAAGAAGATGGAACAGATTCTACTGATGCTAAAAATGTTGGCGAAGTAGTGATCAAGAATGACGGTGACTTTGATCCAAATACAGTTGGTAAATACACTGTTACGGTAACCGTAACCGATAGCGACGGTAAAACAACTGAGAAAACATTGGTATTGGAAGTGAAAGATACAACAGCACCAAAAGCTCCTATAGTTGGCACAGTGGATACAGCTGCGAAAGTAGTACCAGTAACACCAAATGATACGGATGAAAAAACAATTGTCGTGAACTTCCCAACTGAAAATGGTACAGAACCAGTTGAAATCACAAAAGATGAAAATGGTGTCTGGAAACTTCCTAACGGAACAGAAGTACCAGTTGATGGCAAAGCTCTTCAAGTACCAGTACCAGAAACAGCGAAATTAGCTGAAGGTCCGGATAAGATTACAGCAGTTGCTAAAGATGCTTCAGGTAATACTTCTGAGCCAGGTAAAGGTGCAGTAACGAATGAAGCTCCAACCTTTGATGTACCAGCAGAACCAACTGTTATTGAAAAAGGTACAGAGTATGGCGATGACAAAATTAAAGCCTTGGTAACGAACATTACAGATAAGGAAGATGATTCGGATAAAGCTGATAAGAAAGCAGTTGGCGCCGTTACGATTGTTGACAAAGGTAAATTTGATCCAAATAAAGTGGGCGAGTACACGATTAAAGTATCTGTAACAGATAGCGATGGTAAAACAACTGAGAAAACATTCGTCTTGAAAGTAGAAGATAAAACAGCGCCAAAAGCTCCTACAGTTGGTACAGTGGATACAGCTGCTACAGAAGTTCCAGTAACACCAAACGATGAGGATGTAACCTCTATTACCGTTAACTTCCCAACTGAAGACGGTACAACAGTACCAGCTACTGTAACCAAAGGTGAAGATGGTAAATGGAAAGATAAAGACGGAAAAGAAGTACCCGTTACTGAAAATGGTGAGATTCTAGTTCCAGTTCCAGAATCAGCTAAACTTGTTCCAGGTGGAGATAAGATTACAGCAACTGCAACAGATGCTTCTAATAACCCTTCTGATGAAGGTAAAGGTGAAATCACCAATGAAAAACCAGTTGTAACTGCTAAAGATCAAAAAGCTGAAACTGATGAACCAGTTGATTTGACAAAAGACGTTGTGATTACAGATAAAGAAGATGATAAATCAACTGAAGATACTAAGATGACTGAAGCTCCAACTTACATTATTGTAAAACCTGATGGAACGAAAGTAACCCTAACGGAAGATGAAGCCAAAAAATTTGTTCCAGATCAACCAGGTGAGCACACAGTGACGATTGTGACACATGATAGTGATGGAGAAGAAGGTAAAACAACTGTTAAATTAAATGTTGTTACAACTGCTCCAAAACCAAACCCAACACCTGATAATGAAAAATTTGAACCAACTCCTGGCGAAGTAGTTGTTCCTAAAGGTCAGGAAATTACTGAAAAGGACATTACGGATCAAGTATCAATCCCAGAAGGTTCAGGCGGAACAGCTAAAGTTGTAGGTGAGATTCCAACGACAGAAGAAGCTGGCGATAAAGGAACAGTTACAGTTGAGATTACTTATCCAGATGGAACGAAGGATACAGTTAAGGTCCCAGTAAAAGTTACGGAAACCCCAACACCTGAAAAAGGAAAAGATGCTGACAAGTATGAACCAGGCGTAGGTACAGTAACAGTACCACAAGGTACTCCGATTAAAGCAGATGACATTCTAGGTAAAGTAACGATTCCAGAAGGTTCAGGTGGAACAGCTAAAGTTGTAGGTGAGATTCCAACAACAGAAGAAGCTGGCGATAAAGGAACGGTTACAGTTGAGATTACTTATCCAGATGGAACGAAGGATAGAGTTGAAGTTCCTGTAAAAGTCACGGAAGTTCCAAACCCTACCAAAGATAAAGATACTGACAAGTATCAACCAGGCGTAGGTACAGTCACAGTACCACAAGGTACTCCAATCACTGAAGATACCATTCTAGGCAAAGTAACGATTCCAGAAGGTTCAGGTGGAACAGCTAAAGTTGCAGGTAAGATTCCAAGTTCTGAAACTCCAGGCGATAAAGGCACAGTCACCGTGGTTGTGACTTACCCAGATGGAAGCACAGATACAGTAGAAGTCCCAGTTAAAGTAACCGAAGTGAAAGTACCAGAAGATAAAGACACAGATAAGTATCAACCAGGAGTAGGTACAGTAACAGTGCCACAAGGTACTCCAATCATTGAAGATACCATTCTAAGCAAAGTAACGATTCCAGAAGGTTCAGGTGGAACAGCTAAAGTTACAGGAACGATTCCAAGTTCTGAAACCCCAGGCGATAAAGGTACAGTTACCGTGGTTGTGACTTACCCAGATGGAAGCACAGACACAGTGGAAGTCCCTGTAAAAGTAACCGAAGTGAAAGTACCAGAAGATAAAGACACAGATAAGTATCAACCAGGAGTAGGTACAGTCACAGTACCACAGGGTACCCCAATCACCGAAGATACCATTCTAGGCAAAGTAACGATTCCAGAAGGCTCAGGTGGAACAGCTAAAGTTGTAGGTAAGATTCCAACAACAGAAGAAGCTGGTGATAAAGGCACAGTAAAAGTAGTTGTGACCTACCCAGACGGAAGTACAGACACAGTAGAAGTCCCTGTAAAAGTTACACCAATTGCTCCTAAAGAAACAGATGCTGACAAACATACACCAGTAGTCGGTAGAGTGTCTGTCCCACAAGGAGCTCCAATTTCTGAGAAAGATATTCTTGCTCAAGTAACCATTCCAGAAGGTTCAGGTGGAACAGCTAAAGTTGTAGGTAAGATTCCAACAACAGAAGAAGCTGGTGATAAAGGCACAGTAAAAGTAGTTGTGACTTATCCGGATGGAAGCACAGATACAGTGGAAGTCCCTGTAAAAGTTACACCAATTGCTTCTAAAGAAACAGATGCTGACAAACATACACCAGTAGTCGGTAGAGTGTCTGTCCCACAAGGAGCTCCAATTTCTGAGAAAGATATTCTTGCTCAAGTAACCATTCCAGAAGGTTCAGGTGGAACAGCTAAAGTTGTAGGTAAGATTCCAACAACAGAAGAAGCTGGTGATAAAGGCACAGTAAAAGTAGTTGTGACTTATCCGGATGGAAGCACAGATACAGTGGAAGTCCCTGTAAAAGTTACACCAATTGCTTCTAAAGAAACAGATGCTGACAAACACACACCAGTAGTCGGTAGAGTGTCTGTCCCACAAGGCGCTCCGATTTCTGAGAAAGATATTCTTGCTCAAGTAATCATTCCAGAAGGTTCAAGTGGAGTTGCTAAAGTCGTTGGTAAGATCCCGACTTCAGAAACTCCAGGAGACAAAGGTACTGTTACAGTTGAGATTACTTACCCAGATGGAAGTAAGGATATTGTAGAAGTACCAGTAATCGTCATTGAAGTTACGACTGGTAAGAAAGATAGTGATAAAACGGGTGCAAATCAAACCATCAGCAATGATAGTCAATCAGGAATGGCTCCATCAGTTTCTTCTCCTACTAGTCCTGTACAAGCAGAGGAAAAACGTTTGCCAGCTACTGGAGACTCACATGCAGATACTGGGTTCATCTATATCGCTACAGCGCTTGGCTTAGCAGCTTTAGGTATGGTTGGTAGAAAGAGGGAAGGAGAAGAATAG
- a CDS encoding MazG-like family protein gives MITSLKDCQKKILENKKMKGFNTTDIKFELLCLYGEVNELFQAYFKDDVSNIAEELADVAIFLLGISEILNVDLETAIIEKIVVNEKRIYNENGSKLSTPAKKV, from the coding sequence ATGATTACGTCATTAAAAGATTGCCAAAAGAAGATTTTAGAAAATAAAAAAATGAAAGGCTTTAATACTACAGATATTAAATTTGAGTTACTATGTTTATATGGAGAGGTTAATGAATTATTTCAGGCATATTTTAAGGATGATGTTTCAAATATTGCAGAGGAATTAGCAGATGTAGCTATTTTTTTACTTGGTATTTCTGAAATTCTCAATGTAGATCTTGAAACTGCAATCATTGAAAAAATTGTAGTCAATGAAAAAAGAATCTATAATGAAAATGGTTCAAAACTATCCACTCCGGCCAAGAAAGTGTAA
- a CDS encoding helix-turn-helix domain-containing protein gives MGSLLATRIKSRRKELKLSQKEWAEGICKQGQISRLENGEYTPGSEVLHQLAKKLNVSMDYFFDEQILNESTELIEFKKIAKTFIIQRNYESLKYIYELEKGKSHRLSLSDKIYLEWIASLVDFYVSDRRESAIERLEKALKSTHKTDINHLQISNTLFNFYHDTDNLAKFDMMKEELVAHLQQLTLNTIEELELTIKFNYNLGRYFWLRKNMEAAIKQVTATIKLCQEYRTTYLLADSFLLLGNLSQNFSERSTVKTYFETAHFLYKQIEDNTEKALAVEHYISDKFQN, from the coding sequence GTGGGAAGCTTATTAGCTACTAGGATTAAGAGCAGAAGAAAAGAATTGAAATTATCTCAAAAAGAATGGGCAGAGGGCATTTGTAAACAAGGTCAAATTAGTCGTTTGGAGAATGGAGAATATACTCCAGGTTCAGAAGTATTACATCAACTGGCTAAAAAACTCAATGTCAGTATGGATTATTTTTTTGACGAGCAAATTTTGAATGAGAGTACGGAGCTTATAGAGTTTAAAAAAATAGCTAAAACATTTATTATTCAAAGAAATTATGAATCTTTGAAATATATCTATGAGTTAGAGAAAGGAAAATCTCATCGCTTATCACTGTCAGATAAAATATATCTGGAATGGATTGCTTCATTAGTTGATTTTTACGTTAGTGATAGAAGAGAAAGTGCGATAGAACGATTAGAGAAAGCATTAAAATCAACTCATAAGACAGATATAAACCACCTTCAAATTTCCAATACGCTTTTTAATTTCTATCATGATACAGACAATCTAGCTAAGTTTGATATGATGAAGGAAGAGTTGGTGGCTCATTTGCAGCAACTGACTTTAAATACAATAGAGGAATTGGAGTTGACTATCAAATTTAACTATAACCTAGGTCGCTATTTTTGGCTACGAAAGAATATGGAAGCAGCTATTAAACAAGTAACTGCAACCATTAAATTATGCCAAGAGTATAGAACAACTTATTTATTAGCAGATTCATTTTTGTTGTTGGGAAATCTAAGTCAAAACTTTTCAGAAAGATCGACGGTTAAAACCTACTTTGAGACTGCACATTTTTTGTATAAGCAAATCGAAGATAACACAGAGAAGGCTCTGGCAGTAGAGCACTATATCTCAGATAAATTTCAAAATTAG